The following is a genomic window from Rhododendron vialii isolate Sample 1 chromosome 9a, ASM3025357v1.
GAGTTTATTTCTTCCCCTTAATTCTTGGGTTGTTCTGTATTCGGTTTGATTTAGTTGTTGCCGACCTCACATGATTGAAGAATGTAACTCTCCTTCCGCTTGGCATAAACTAATAAAATAAGATCCACTTTGTATACAGTGTGTTGGCCACTAACATGAAGTGGGTTACTTAttcaggaaaaaaataatttccacTAAACTTCGAGGAGTGACATGAACACAGATGGAGCACTGCTGTATCCCCACTGCACTTAAGAAAGTTATACCAACCTGCATACTATACTGCTGCTATCATAATTTAAGAGAACAATGTAGtaaataagaaaatgaagaacaaagaagTGATGAGTCATCACATATtttgtgtgtttgagagagTCAGGAGACAGTAGCAGTCTTCATGACGATTGCATTATACACAGCCTCCACTTAGTAGCCTGATTGTCAGCTGGGAGTTATTTCTTCAAAGCCAGACAGCTTAGAAGCACAACCTGAGTTGGAATGTCAAGTATCTGGAATAAGCTATTGGAGCAAACACTTTAGTGAACTTCCACGCCACTTTGATTGAAAACTCATCACTAGGAATAGCTATTTATGTGATTTGATATGATAAACAAAGGCAGGTCATGAAAAATGAGGGATACAACTTGTATAGTTGCCAGAAAATGAATTGTTATTTCAATGGGTAGTTGAACTGAATTCAATTCTTGCTAGCTTTTACAAATCAATGAAAAAATATAGAGAAGCCATCTCCATTCTTCACTATGATTCTCAGTTTTTAAACTCGCATTTCCGGGAGCAAGGAGGCACATTCTGTTTCTTATGTGTGTACTTTGTGTATTACTTGTTTCGGTGCACCGAAGTTCTAAAATTATGTTGGTGTGTAACAACGGTTTTGGATTATTTGGAAGTTAGATTAATCTTTATAAGTAACTATGAGCTAACTTGTTGTGTAACTGGATGCTGATGAGCTAACTTGTTGAAAAAATGCAGATATTGCTGTTCAATTGTATGTCAGTGAGGGACCCACAGTTGCTTCTTCCGTGCCTGATTAATACATGTGCTAATCATGGTAAATAATAAAGGCAAATACCTAAAGGACATTCCCAATGCTTCAAGGGGGTTGATATAGTAAAGACTTAGTGCCTGGTGTTTGGTGTTTCGGATCATTGCGCGTATGGGTTACTTTTATGCTTGAATTCCCATTTCAATCCCTACTGCTTCAGGTTCTACCCCATGCTACATGGACAAGTGTAGATGTATTGGGTGCTAACTCGCGTCTACTTCAACTACTAAACATTTTATTCGTCTTATTCTGAAGTCCAAGGATATTTTGGGATACAGCTAATTAGCTAAATCTTCACATTTCTTGTTTTCTGTTACTTTAATTTCCTGCGTCCGTTAACCTAGGACCTCACTCCTTTTGAATCAACTTGGGAGAGTTAAGGCAGTTTTACATACAAATAAATAGAACAAATGAATTACCAGATATTCTTGCAAGGTTCATGTTCAAATGGATATTTTGGATGTAAAACCCATATAGACAATTCACGTATTTGGAAGAATAGATGTGGCATATCTTCAAAGCAGCGTACAAGGACATAGCTGCTTTGTTTTTACCATGCCATGGCTCCACATAGCCGATACATTTGGGGCGTTCATGCAATTTATACTTAAAATGCCCTAAATGAGGACCTGCTATTGGATAAAATGCTGTTAGCTAAACTTTAAGCGGGCAGCTGACAATTTTAAGCTTCCAAGCTATGCACATTTATCTGTTCTCTGTGGTTATGTGAAAGTTTTATGTGTTATTCATGGGTTGTCAACTGGATATTCCAGGAGTACACTTCCAGAAGGCGCTTTTTGTACCGAACATATCTGTATATTACAAAGTGTTGTCCAGTGCCTTACCACCAACCGATTCCCAGGTTGATCTGTCATGGCAACTGACTCTTCAAAATGTATGGAAGAACCTCATTGGCATTGAAAAAGGTACTCTACTTGTACTTTTGATACATTTTCTTTTCAGATGGAGAAGTGATGAAAATTTGAGTAACTGAACAAATATGATTCATCTCCTGTTCAGAAAAGAGTATGATTCCTCATATTTTTCAACAGTTGGCAtttaagtttcatgtacttCGAATGATGTCGATAGTTTAACTCCGATTTGTATGGGAAACTACTCTGATTTGCATGGATGGAATTCTTTCACAATCATATGTTGTGTGCCTTTAAATCATGAGTTCCTATTTGATAGGAAGGGATGCCAGAGATAGAGACCTTGTCTAtgaagaaaatgacaaaagcaaggAGAGTGGAGTTAGGAGTTGTGAGAGCAGCATGGTTTTTCCCTCGCTTCCCACTGCTATCAAATGGTTGCGGGACTCTGTGCAGCAGAATAAGTCTGTTCGTTTTCAGGTAATGGTTTACTTCCGAGAAAACATGtttccttaaacttttttgtttgttaaatatGTTTCCTTAAACTTATCCGACTAGGAAAGGATAACAAATGGATGCCACATTATTCAAGTATCTTTGAGGAAGAACAAAAATTTTAGATTGTTTGATGTTTGAACCATCGAGGAATCTTCCAATGGTATAGACGTTTTAGGTTTCATAAACATATACATAAGTCCTCTTTTTAAGAGGTACTTatgtcctcattttaaggtccttattAGAAGctcactgtatatatatatacacacggaacggttcaatggacaactatttagacacctaaaaaaacacctcaaatctcaatcataTACGGATCGGTTCTACTAAGGAATCCCTCATTTATTTCATGCAATTGAACAGTGTTGTCCTTTAGTTGTCTTCATTGTCAGCCCATATTCCATTTCCATATGCACCATCTCCAATTAGGAACCATGCCTAAGCAAATAAGACTTCCTTGCTCTTTCTCTTTGGTGAGTTCTTCCTGAGTTATGTTACTCGAAAGGTGATCTTATCGGAATGAGGAACAGGAGGGTATGTGTTACAAGACACATACCCTAAAATATCATGCTTCTTTTAAGTGATAAACTTCCAAtagaaaatactccctccgtcccgtaTTGCTTGGTTTGTattcgaaatccaatttttcaaGGGGACACGCAATTAATGCATGTCTCCTTAGAAAGCTTGGCTAAATTTCCAAGAATACCCCTTATTCTCTCCATTAAAAGCTACTTTTAATCATTTATGAGGGGTAGTTTGTGGAAATACACaccttttagtttgatttttcaaaaaagtacaagtattttgggacttcccaaaatgaaatacaggACAAGCAATATGGGAGGGAGTACCAATTATTCATGCAAAACACACTCCCAAGAGAATAATGACCAATTTTTTGGACATTTTCTAATGTCAAAATTCCACTCTTTCTAGATGTTTAGCTATTTGATTTTTCAGGAAAACTTCGGGACCTCTTTTGATGTATTAATTTCCGAACTAATATTAGTATATCATTTTTTGGAGCGTGCTTTCCAAAGTGTAATACAATGGGGTATTTGCCTTCCTACTAATGCGATTCCTGAGAGTTCAACTAGCAAAGTCAGAGAGTACTACTTCCTCTACGGTTTCTATGTGAGAAGAATCACATCGTTCTGCTAATCTAGGTACAATTCGATATAACATAAAAGCTTATGATGAACAAAGAAAGGACTATAGTCAAAAAATTGGCCATCTTTCTTTTGCAGCCTTTCCACTACATCTCTTTAAACACAAATGTTGTATTCCACCTGTCAATAAATCATGTTGCTTTAATGTGTATCTTCTTGTTGCTGTTGTTGATGATGAGGTTTAGAAGTCATCGACTTCTACGGTACTGACTTTTTCTCTGGTTTCTTTTATCAGGTGCTCGTAACTGGTTCGTTACATCTTGTGGGTGATGTATTAAGATTAGTCAAGAAGTGAGACATGAGAGTTGAGTTTGTATCGCTGCTTCGGAATGTCGTTCAAACTGCAACCTTTGTGTTAGGGAAGGCGATGATTGTTACATTTTATTTTGAGTGAAATCTCTTGTACTATTTGCTAGTAAAAGTGCCTCCATTGCTGTTGTTTTTCTGGAAGTCGATAAAAATCATGGGGAATGAGTTggttttttgtttgcatttctGACAATATCATAGTGCGCGCACCATTTCAAATTGCTATGATACATTTTGAAGGATCATGATTTATGGGAAATGATTTGAGATGAATGGAGGACAACAAATACAATCTAGTCAAAATAACTTCTTAtcaatccaaaaacaaaattttgtggTGATTGTTTATCTGCTTGAATTTTATCAATGAAGCAGGTTCCGAACAGTGTTGGAATTGTTCAGTAAATCGACATTTTTAAGGAAATGTAGAATCTTCAGGATATCATGGCGATTTCAGATCGTTGGGAAACTTTTAATGCCACACTCTCAACCCACGTGAGTGTCTGTGCACCCGAGCAAAGAGAGTGCATACACCAGCGCAGAGTGAGAATGTATGCACCCGCGCAGAGTGAATGTGTAAGTTGCATGATTCCACCTCATTCGATACTCACAAATCACAATCGGCAATTTATCAAGGACGAAAGCATAAGAATGCAACAAAAAATGATAAGTGGataaaaaagccaaaaaaagaagaaagaaacacaaCTGATAATTACATCATTTCTTAAGTTGACAAAATGTTTTACAACTGTTTTTCACACAAAACCCTCATTCGAGCTTCATCATCCACATCTGTAActaataactttttaaaaaaaaaaaaaaaaaacaaaccttgTTGGTATGTCTCCAATTTTCTTCATAGACCTCTTTACTCGCTTGTCGTGGTATACTTGTAATGGTACAGAGTTGAAGGCACCACGATCCACACACCAAATAGAGAAGTGATGGTACAGAGTTCAAGGCACCACGATCACCAAATAGAGAAGTGAAAGCACACAAGAAAAGTAATCCTCTGCCCGTGATTATACTAATTGCCGAAGCTGCTGGATTTCCTCACGAAGTGACTGAACATCTGCCCTAAGCTCAGCTTGATTTTGCCGAAATAACCTCACTGCACTCGACATTTCCATCTGTCCAGTGGTATAGTAAGCGAAAAACTAGGAAAAGAGTAACAAAAATAGCAAACAAATGAGATTGAATATAGATATATACCTCCTGCATATGGAACTGTCTTAAAACTTCAATATGAAGGTTCCTCATATCTTCATGAAGGGATTTCCGAAAGGAAGCAAGGGTTTCTTCGAGTGCCCGTTGAAACAGCTGAAGCGAAAAGGAGCTTCCCTCCTGTGTGTCATTTTTAGATGGGATTTTCTGCACTTGAGATACCTGTCACGACGTTACAGGTTAATGATCAATTTGTTTTGTATAAAGAAATATGTAAACTTAcatttaccaaaagaaaaaggtaattgattttcactccCCTTTTTTACCATTTGCACTCCTTTTATTGTCTTTAATAATTCAAATTTACAACAATGCCCTTTAAGGTGTGAAAATTTTGAACGAGGACAATATTGTAATTTGACAAGAATAAAAACGAGAAAAGGAGTGTGGAAATCACTCCAAAAGGCAAAATGAAAGAATGATGCTAACTTTCACTTATGCTGGGATCGTGGCTTCGTGGATAGATTACTGGAGGAAAAGGAACTCTAGATTATGAATTAAAGAAGCTATAGGTGGCTTGTGAAGTAAGACTGGAAAATGAAACTATCGGGATTCTTGCATAACTATATGTTTTGACATGATAGTAATCACTGCTAATATGTAGTCATTTCGAATCCACTGTGATTAAGCTCCCAAGCTCAATCTTGAGATCCATTTAGCAACATGCTTGACCCATGCTTTTACTAAAAGCACAATGGTGAAAGAGTTGAATCAACACAAGATCTGTCAACGTCACATTTCCAGTAATAAACCATCTCCACTGTCAGATGGAGGCACATGGAATCTTACAACCAAGGAATCAGATAAGTACATTGAGGGATACTTACATTCCAAGGTGCATCTTTTGCTTCGGCTCCTGTTTTAATTGTTTTAGGCGAACCCACAAGAAGAGATGCTGTTCTATCACTTAAGGATGAAAGAGTACTTGTCCTCTCAGCATAAGTAGAAAATCTTCGAGGGGCTAATGCTGGCCCCAGAGAATCGGTATTAGAAGAAAGAGACGTGGAATTGAAGGGGAAATGCTCTGAGAATCCAAATGAAGTCTCTAGATTGGAGGAAGTATTTCGAGAGTTTAAACTCGCAATGTTCAGGCCCGAACCTGCTAGGTAGTTCGTACTCGTTTGGCTTGTTGACAATCCAGAAAACATTGATCCTGACATCAGACTAGTAGAGGACGACATCGCAAAGAGAGATGGCAAATTGCCTGGTTGGCGATGGTGAGTGAGTTTGTCGGATAATCTCTCCCCACCCCAAGCTTCTGGAGGAGTGATGGACGAGTCATCGCTCTTGGAAGATGCAGCTGGAGTTGATACCATTTGTGGAATGGAGCGGGTGTCATCCTGCATAAAGTGTGCGCGTTAGAAATTATTAGTGTTCTATTTGGAATAAAGGGAGTTGAGGTGAAACATTGCACCCTAACAGCAGGGTAGAAAAGGCAATTTAACCTATGCTATTAAAAGGAATAGAGATGGGGATAAGAGTGAACCTGTTTGGAAGTGGAACTAGCTTTCCAGTCAAAAATTGGATGAAGATCGCTGCCTCCTTCCTCCGAAGGGGAATATCTCTTGCTGGATGAAGGAAACAATGCAGAAGGTTTATTATCAACTAGAAGATGATCTTTCTTCAATCCCTCACGTCCCTCCAAAAGCTTGCTAACTGATGGTGTAATTGGCTGTACTTCCATGAGTGGGGAAAACACTTCCATATCATCCTTGAAATTATACGTACGAGAGGCATTTAATCTCGCCAAAGCTCCACCACCCCACAAAGTGCTTTTAAGTGGCGTTTCCACTGTTGTAGAGGAATTGAGCGAGTTCAACATGGATGCACTGGATGGTGTCATTACTGTCATGGAAGGGAGTGGATCAGGCATAAGTATTGCATCTTCAAGACCACCTCCAAGAAGAGCGGTCTCGGCTGTGCAGTTGTTTTCATTTACCATTACTGGTTTGCTTCTTTGCCAACACAGACTTGTGACAGCCTGAGGAAGAACATACAATGAGTTATCCCTGATAAACATGACAATCAAGGCTGGCTTATGGTATGAGGTGTAATTAAGTAAAAGCTTAACACTATCGATAAAAACCAAAAGGAGGAGTTTATTTTTGGAGCCACAGACTTGTGAGGCCTGCTGATCTGGTAAACATCATCAGTACCTGGCCTTTTTTTCCCCAGACGGTATATATCAGTGGGGGTTAAAGGGGAGTTAGTAAGTTAACAACTAAAGGGATTTCGAAGTCTCTCCATAGACTCAAACCCTAGACCTCCCCCTTGGAAGCCAAGGGGTTCAAGTAGAACAATTACGACGGTAAGCCTCATAAGTTGTAAATGTGCCCACCTTAAATCAATTAAAACTCCCATGCATTTCAACATCCCAAAAGGTTACTGCAACTTAAGCCTTAGATACCAATTTGGCAAAAAGCCCCTAAACCAGAATCACTCTCCTTTCTTTCTGATTTATCTCTACTCCTAACTAGGATAGATTATAAGAAGGCCT
Proteins encoded in this region:
- the LOC131300134 gene encoding protein NEDD1-like isoform X1; its protein translation is MNFADPSTAFLAAAGGHTVKLFDASVESGDPCTLSYTPSPGFQVNSLKWNHTNLVVASSGDDKKISLWRKNGESMGTIPMAGTDTIDNIEETIMAISFSNKSSRYLCSGGSGQVVRIWDLQRKRCIKWLRGHTDTITGAMYNCKDEHLASVSLSGDVILHSLASGARAAEFKDPKNQVLRVLDYSRISRHLLVTAGDDGSVHLWDTTGRSPKVSWLKHHSAPTAGICFSPSNDKVIASVGLDKKLYTFDSGSRRHSFCIPYEAPFSSLAYRDDGLILAAGTSSGQVVFYDVRGKPEPLTVLRAFGNSEAVTSLCWQRSKPVMVNENNCTAETALLGGGLEDAILMPDPLPSMTVMTPSSASMLNSLNSSTTVETPLKSTLWGGGALARLNASRTYNFKDDMEVFSPLMEVQPITPSVSKLLEGREGLKKDHLLVDNKPSALFPSSSKRYSPSEEGGSDLHPIFDWKASSTSKQDDTRSIPQMVSTPAASSKSDDSSITPPEAWGGERLSDKLTHHRQPGNLPSLFAMSSSTSLMSGSMFSGLSTSQTSTNYLAGSGLNIASLNSRNTSSNLETSFGFSEHFPFNSTSLSSNTDSLGPALAPRRFSTYAERTSTLSSLSDRTASLLVGSPKTIKTGAEAKDAPWNVSQVQKIPSKNDTQEGSSFSLQLFQRALEETLASFRKSLHEDMRNLHIEVLRQFHMQEMEMSSAVRLFRQNQAELRADVQSLREEIQQLRQLV
- the LOC131300134 gene encoding protein NEDD1-like isoform X2; its protein translation is MNFADPSTAFLAAAGGHTVKLFDASVESGDPCTLSYTPSPGFQVNSFKWNHTNLVVASAGNDKMISLWRKNGESMGTIPMTGTDTIDNIEETIMAISFSNKSSRYLCSGGSGQVVRIWDLQRKRCIKWLRGHTDTITGAMYNCKDEHLASVSLSGDVILHSLASGARAAEFKDPKNQVLRVLDYSRISRHLLVTAGDDGSVHLWDTTGRSPKVSWLKHHSAPTAGICFSPSNDKVIASVGLDKKLYTFDSGSRRHSFCIPYEAPFSSLAYRDDGLILAAGTSSGQVVFYDVRGKPEPLTVLRAFGNSEAVTSLCWQRSKPVMVNENNCTAETALLGGGLEDAILMPDPLPSMTVMTPSSASMLNSLNSSTTVETPLKSTLWGGGALARLNASRTYNFKDDMEVFSPLMEVQPITPSVSKLLEGREGLKKDHLLVDNKPSALFPSSSKRYSPSEEGGSDLHPIFDWKASSTSKQDDTRSIPQMVSTPAASSKSDDSSITPPEAWGGERLSDKLTHHRQPGNLPSLFAMSSSTSLMSGSMFSGLSTSQTSTNYLAGSGLNIASLNSRNTSSNLETSFGFSEHFPFNSTSLSSNTDSLGPALAPRRFSTYAERTSTLSSLSDRTASLLVGSPKTIKTGAEAKDAPWNVSQVQKIPSKNDTQEGSSFSLQLFQRALEETLASFRKSLHEDMRNLHIEVLRQFHMQEMEMSSAVRLFRQNQAELRADVQSLREEIQQLRQLV
- the LOC131300134 gene encoding protein NEDD1-like isoform X3 — protein: MYNCKDEHLASVSLSGDVILHSLASGARAAEFKDPKNQVLRVLDYSRISRHLLVTAGDDGSVHLWDTTGRSPKVSWLKHHSAPTAGICFSPSNDKVIASVGLDKKLYTFDSGSRRHSFCIPYEAPFSSLAYRDDGLILAAGTSSGQVVFYDVRGKPEPLTVLRAFGNSEAVTSLCWQRSKPVMVNENNCTAETALLGGGLEDAILMPDPLPSMTVMTPSSASMLNSLNSSTTVETPLKSTLWGGGALARLNASRTYNFKDDMEVFSPLMEVQPITPSVSKLLEGREGLKKDHLLVDNKPSALFPSSSKRYSPSEEGGSDLHPIFDWKASSTSKQDDTRSIPQMVSTPAASSKSDDSSITPPEAWGGERLSDKLTHHRQPGNLPSLFAMSSSTSLMSGSMFSGLSTSQTSTNYLAGSGLNIASLNSRNTSSNLETSFGFSEHFPFNSTSLSSNTDSLGPALAPRRFSTYAERTSTLSSLSDRTASLLVGSPKTIKTGAEAKDAPWNVSQVQKIPSKNDTQEGSSFSLQLFQRALEETLASFRKSLHEDMRNLHIEVLRQFHMQEMEMSSAVRLFRQNQAELRADVQSLREEIQQLRQLV